In Methylobacterium aquaticum, the following are encoded in one genomic region:
- a CDS encoding glycosyltransferase, whose protein sequence is MGTSMSNGVSRRVFLAGIGTHGDVLPIIALGSALKERGYQVYLAAPAPFEALSVRAGLSFHAIGTDMDFERVVRQSALWRPIRGATTMLEAVTEAIEPTYRWLEAEARPGDRLVASTLALGARVAQERLGLSLTTLHLMPMLVESRFAPPRLPGLPLPRLLPAGWRHAIGRGADRFVLGPAALPPLNAFRARLGLAPVKRLRHWWHSPERVLLAVPDWYAPPQADWPAQIIQLGFPLADLFGDTPDLSPDLAAFLRAGPAPLAFTYGSAMAGAHGFFATAVALCRRTGRRGLLVAGRPDEIPADLAPGIMHVPYAPLSRLLPDCAAVIHHGGVGTVAQALAAGCPQLIVPVAFDHADEAERVVRLGVGASMGRWRFTPRRAARVVEDLVGSRTVASACRKAQMLMRAESGIVTMCEAIFGSHHRLA, encoded by the coding sequence ATGGGTACGTCCATGTCGAATGGCGTGAGCAGACGCGTCTTTCTCGCCGGAATAGGCACCCACGGAGACGTGCTGCCGATCATCGCCCTCGGATCGGCGTTGAAGGAGCGTGGTTACCAGGTATACCTCGCGGCACCCGCCCCATTCGAGGCCTTGTCCGTTCGCGCCGGATTGTCGTTTCATGCCATCGGAACCGACATGGATTTCGAGCGCGTGGTCCGCCAATCGGCGTTGTGGCGGCCGATTCGGGGTGCCACCACGATGCTCGAGGCGGTCACGGAGGCGATCGAGCCGACCTATCGCTGGCTGGAGGCCGAGGCTCGGCCCGGAGATCGCCTCGTCGCCTCCACCCTTGCGCTCGGCGCCCGGGTCGCCCAGGAGCGCCTCGGCCTGTCGCTGACCACGCTGCACCTGATGCCGATGCTGGTCGAGAGCCGCTTCGCTCCGCCCCGCCTGCCCGGGCTGCCGCTTCCCCGCCTCCTGCCCGCGGGCTGGCGCCACGCGATCGGCCGCGGCGCCGACCGGTTCGTCCTCGGCCCCGCGGCGCTGCCACCCCTCAACGCCTTCCGCGCCCGCCTCGGCCTCGCCCCGGTCAAGCGCCTGCGCCACTGGTGGCACAGCCCCGAGCGCGTCCTGCTCGCGGTGCCCGACTGGTACGCCCCGCCCCAGGCCGACTGGCCGGCCCAGATCATCCAGCTCGGCTTCCCCCTCGCGGACCTGTTCGGCGACACGCCCGACCTCTCTCCGGACCTCGCCGCCTTCCTGCGGGCGGGCCCGGCACCCCTCGCATTCACCTACGGCTCGGCGATGGCCGGCGCGCACGGATTCTTCGCCACGGCCGTCGCCCTGTGCCGGCGCACGGGCCGGCGCGGCCTCCTCGTCGCCGGCCGGCCCGACGAGATACCGGCCGACCTGGCGCCCGGCATCATGCACGTGCCCTACGCTCCCTTGAGCCGGCTGCTGCCGGACTGCGCCGCCGTGATCCACCATGGCGGGGTCGGCACGGTGGCGCAGGCGCTGGCGGCCGGGTGCCCGCAGCTGATCGTGCCGGTCGCGTTCGACCATGCCGACGAGGCCGAGCGGGTGGTGCGCCTCGGGGTCGGGGCTTCGATGGGGCGTTGGCGGTTCACGCCGCGGCGGGCGGCGCGGGTGGTCGAGGATCTCGTGGGCTCGCGCACGGTGGCCTCCGCTTGCCGCAAGGCCCAGATGCTGATGCGCGCCGAGAGCGGGATCGTGACGATGTGCGAGGCGATATTCGGGAGCCATCATCGGCTCGCATGA
- a CDS encoding class I SAM-dependent methyltransferase: protein MTGSSAARAPLADADRLSLSAVPPGRVTGRFPPGADHPGRVGLRCDGVNWATVPVAADPAGGAFTADLPLLPNVPADRTVRLEVLDGAALLGHLDVAPDTRRNGHGLDARSVHAVYDRPMFSVPWMRFDGARLTVSGFHLPPDGDPGRLSVRLDHGVAYTFDYPQRAPDIGNHFWYWPNGELSSFILTIDLPACRPGSDPFWFEFTYPGMDDGLEAMPEAVRRARRRVSIPSRLDSAICFPRDANQLTRVQTWSSDQSVTMTGYGTFRTIEALFAHYGVRRRPGVEILDWGCGHGRVGRHFIQNWPEARITGADVDAENAGWCARHLDGRFVTVPLLPPTALPEGRFDGIFGISVMTHLTAEAQDAWLAEIARLLKPEGVALITFAGPAATAYSSVHRSPDWWRAWTKGGFDDSQHDPALDGKIGDDSYYRNTHHTEQYTRSVWSRHLDVVDIVPSAIGYQDMAVLRRRA from the coding sequence ATGACTGGCTCATCCGCTGCGCGTGCGCCGCTTGCCGACGCCGATCGTCTTTCCCTGTCCGCCGTGCCGCCCGGCCGCGTCACGGGACGGTTCCCGCCCGGCGCGGATCACCCGGGCCGGGTCGGCCTGCGCTGCGACGGGGTGAATTGGGCGACGGTCCCGGTGGCGGCCGACCCGGCCGGCGGTGCCTTCACGGCCGACCTGCCGTTACTGCCGAACGTCCCCGCCGACCGGACGGTCCGGCTGGAGGTCCTCGACGGCGCGGCCCTGCTCGGTCACCTCGACGTCGCCCCGGACACGCGCCGCAACGGCCACGGGCTCGACGCGCGGAGCGTCCACGCGGTGTACGACCGTCCGATGTTCTCGGTGCCGTGGATGCGGTTCGACGGCGCCCGCCTCACGGTGTCGGGCTTCCACCTGCCGCCCGACGGCGACCCCGGCCGTCTCTCGGTGCGCCTCGACCACGGCGTGGCCTACACGTTCGACTACCCCCAACGGGCGCCGGACATCGGGAATCATTTCTGGTACTGGCCCAACGGCGAGCTCTCGAGCTTCATCCTGACGATCGACCTGCCGGCGTGCCGGCCCGGCAGCGACCCGTTCTGGTTCGAGTTCACCTATCCGGGCATGGATGACGGCCTCGAGGCGATGCCGGAGGCGGTGCGCCGGGCACGCCGGCGGGTCTCCATCCCGTCGCGGCTCGACTCCGCGATCTGCTTCCCGCGGGACGCCAACCAGCTGACCCGCGTCCAGACCTGGTCGTCCGACCAGAGCGTGACGATGACCGGCTACGGCACGTTCCGGACCATCGAAGCCCTGTTCGCCCATTACGGGGTCCGGCGCCGGCCCGGGGTCGAGATCCTCGACTGGGGCTGCGGGCACGGCCGGGTGGGCCGGCACTTCATCCAGAACTGGCCCGAGGCCCGGATCACCGGCGCCGACGTCGATGCCGAGAATGCGGGCTGGTGCGCCCGCCACCTCGACGGCCGGTTCGTCACGGTGCCGCTCCTGCCGCCGACGGCCCTGCCGGAGGGCCGGTTCGACGGGATTTTCGGCATCTCCGTGATGACCCATCTCACGGCCGAGGCGCAGGATGCCTGGCTCGCCGAGATCGCCCGCCTGCTCAAGCCCGAGGGCGTCGCGCTCATCACCTTCGCGGGTCCGGCGGCGACGGCCTACTCCTCGGTGCACCGCAGCCCGGATTGGTGGCGGGCCTGGACCAAGGGCGGATTCGACGACAGCCAGCACGACCCGGCCCTCGACGGCAAGATCGGGGACGATTCCTACTACCGCAACACCCACCATACCGAGCAGTACACGCGGAGCGTGTGGTCGCGGCACCTGGATGTCGTCGACATCGTCCCGAGCGCGATCGGCTACCAGGACATGGCCGTTCTGCGGCGCCGCGCCTGA
- a CDS encoding AMP-binding protein, whose amino-acid sequence MNVVTRAPVPAAAWTTRTLEADRPVQTDPAATLLDRLARHARRTPDKPCLIHHQDERYSVLTFADVQALAERVAVTLSRAVAGAPAPQEAPLSRVVLLFLKHHPVQLPAYLGTMMAGLVPSFMAFPTPKQDPVLYWKSHAALIRRIRPAVIVTYPEIAGDLEALCAGFGTKVLLIDELSAGDPGAVPGPLPGPGDTALLQHSSGTTGLKKGVELTFGQIEAQATAYAPAIGLGPDSTVVSWLPYYHDMGLFTAFLIPLTVGAAVVSMDAFAWVGRPASLFELIERFRGTHCWLPNFAFRHLVNTVPREEAGGRRYRLDSMDAFVSCSEPVKSASLRDFAEAFAGFGIRPEQLTACYAMAETGFAVSQSDPLRHEAVRFYAAEPLGTKGRAIAVAPDHPGARALVSNGPPLEGVEVRILAGAAAPGGEGAPVGEIAVRGSIVFSGYYEDPAATAAALADGWYRTGDIGFIDGGELFISGRIKDVIIVHGRNYYAHDIEEVVSAEAGVVPGRAVAVGVANEEVGSEDVVVLAETRTVDEAARKALKRAIKRAIFDRLELTVRSVHLVDPGWLTKTSSGKISRSENLARYRAEHTTARG is encoded by the coding sequence ATGAACGTCGTCACGCGCGCGCCCGTCCCGGCCGCGGCCTGGACCACGCGCACCCTCGAGGCCGACCGGCCGGTCCAGACCGATCCCGCGGCCACGCTCCTCGACCGGCTCGCGCGCCATGCGCGCCGCACGCCGGACAAGCCGTGCCTGATCCACCATCAGGACGAGCGCTACAGCGTCCTGACCTTCGCGGACGTCCAGGCCCTCGCCGAGCGCGTCGCCGTCACCCTGTCGCGGGCGGTCGCCGGGGCCCCGGCCCCGCAGGAGGCCCCGCTCTCGCGGGTGGTGCTGCTGTTCCTCAAGCACCACCCGGTCCAGCTGCCGGCCTATCTCGGCACCATGATGGCCGGTCTCGTGCCGTCCTTCATGGCGTTCCCGACGCCCAAGCAGGATCCGGTCCTGTACTGGAAATCCCACGCCGCCCTCATCCGGCGCATCCGCCCGGCGGTGATCGTCACCTACCCGGAGATCGCCGGCGACCTCGAGGCCCTGTGCGCCGGGTTCGGCACGAAGGTGCTCCTCATCGACGAACTCTCCGCCGGGGATCCCGGGGCTGTGCCGGGCCCGCTGCCCGGGCCGGGGGACACGGCGCTGCTGCAGCACTCCTCGGGGACGACCGGCCTGAAGAAGGGGGTGGAGCTCACCTTCGGGCAGATCGAGGCCCAGGCGACGGCCTACGCCCCGGCGATCGGGCTCGGGCCGGACAGCACCGTGGTGAGCTGGCTGCCCTACTACCACGACATGGGCCTGTTCACGGCCTTCCTGATCCCGCTGACGGTCGGGGCGGCGGTGGTCTCGATGGATGCCTTCGCCTGGGTCGGGCGGCCGGCGAGCCTGTTCGAGCTGATCGAGCGCTTCCGCGGCACGCATTGCTGGCTGCCGAACTTCGCCTTCCGCCACCTCGTGAACACGGTCCCGCGGGAAGAGGCGGGCGGCCGGCGCTACCGGCTCGACAGCATGGACGCGTTCGTGAGCTGCTCGGAGCCGGTGAAGAGCGCGTCGCTGCGCGACTTCGCCGAGGCCTTCGCGGGATTCGGGATCCGGCCCGAGCAACTGACCGCCTGCTACGCCATGGCGGAGACGGGCTTCGCCGTCTCGCAATCGGACCCGCTCCGGCACGAGGCGGTGCGGTTCTACGCCGCTGAACCGCTCGGGACGAAGGGCCGTGCCATCGCCGTCGCACCGGACCATCCGGGGGCGCGCGCCCTGGTCTCCAACGGCCCTCCCCTCGAGGGCGTCGAGGTCCGGATCCTGGCGGGCGCCGCCGCGCCGGGCGGCGAAGGCGCGCCCGTCGGCGAGATCGCGGTGCGCGGCAGCATCGTGTTCTCGGGCTACTACGAGGATCCGGCCGCCACCGCCGCCGCCCTGGCGGACGGCTGGTACCGCACCGGCGACATCGGCTTCATCGACGGGGGCGAGCTGTTCATCAGCGGCCGGATCAAGGACGTGATCATCGTCCACGGCCGCAACTACTACGCCCACGACATCGAGGAGGTCGTGTCGGCCGAGGCCGGCGTGGTGCCGGGGCGGGCGGTCGCCGTCGGGGTGGCGAACGAGGAGGTCGGCAGCGAGGACGTCGTCGTCCTGGCGGAGACCCGGACCGTCGACGAGGCGGCGCGGAAGGCGCTCAAGCGTGCCATCAAGCGGGCGATCTTCGACCGTCTCGAGCTGACGGTCCGCAGCGTCCACCTCGTCGATCCCGGCTGGCTCACTAAGACGAGCAGCGGAAAGATCAGCCGCTCGGAGAACCTGGCCCGCTACCGGGCCGAGCACACGACCGCGAGAGGATGA
- a CDS encoding acyl carrier protein codes for MTRDVNEALRAIIAETFDVPVDVVTDDTVADDIDGWDSLSHTVLMIRIQNAFGIHIPEAVAAETATVGELSAAVAEIASARV; via the coding sequence ATGACGAGAGACGTGAACGAGGCCCTGCGCGCCATCATCGCCGAGACCTTCGACGTCCCCGTCGACGTCGTGACCGACGACACCGTCGCGGACGACATCGACGGCTGGGACTCCCTGTCCCACACCGTCCTGATGATCCGGATCCAGAATGCCTTCGGCATCCATATTCCCGAGGCCGTCGCGGCGGAGACCGCCACGGTGGGCGAGCTGTCCGCCGCGGTGGCCGAGATCGCGAGCGCCCGGGTCTGA